The region TGTTTCTTGAACAGCTACACTTGAGAAGACTTTACCAGGgctataaattaaaataacatttaaataaagtaaaatttgTCACAGAAAATTTAGAGCACCAAaataatagttaaaaaaaaacccccaaaacaaaacaggtccttactggaaaaacagaaaagccctGTTTATACttaacatttctaaaataaGCATGTACTCAAAGATTTGAATCATGTTAAGATGGACCAATGCTGCTATCTAAAACAACTCAACGTAAATTTTGATTTTGGGCTTTAGAAGCTTGTTAAGTAAAACATAATGACATACTGTATTTCATTGATTACATGTAGAGTAAGATGAACTGAGATTCAACAAATGACAAGGTTTGTCTCAGTCACTGAATCTCACatgaaaaaaaccaaacacgtGGATTATGCATACCATAAAAAGTGCAGTTTATAGGTATTATTTGGTGTCTAAGTGCATAGATTCTCCTCACATTTACAGAATggcttattttaaaaattcacgtgaaaagcactctctctctgtctctctctctctttctctctcactgtctcttggTGTGTTTTAGGTTATAGTGGCTTCGCATGTCTTTGCGAAGTCGAAACTTCTCCCCACACACGCCGCAAATGTACAGATGAACATCCATGTGCTTCTCCAGGTGTTCACCACTAGGGAAGATCTGAAAGCACACCTGGCAGATGGTTTCTCCGGCCGACAGGTGGGAGATCATGTGACGTACATGATCGTGCTTCAGGAAGGTGCCCTGGTCACATACGGGGCACACATAGCGTGCCATGCCCTTGTGCATGTCGGTGTGCAGGCGGAGTTGCCGCTCGCGAAGGAACTGCTTCCCACATGTCTGGCAGGTGAACTGCTTCTCCTTGGTGTGCACAGTGTAGTGCTCACGGAGGTGGCAGCGCTGGTAGAAGCCTTTGCCGCAGATGGCACAGAAGTGCTTGCGCCGGTGGTCAGGCTCGGCGCCGTCCTCCATGGTGGTGGCCCGAAAGGGCTCCTGCTCGGGGCAGGACAGCGTGTGCTCGACAGCGAGACTCTCGCTCTCAAATATCAAGCCACAAAGGGGGCAGCGGAAGCCCAGGTCTGCTGCATCTAGTAGGCCCTCGTCCAAGACCGGGCCGTCTTCAGGCAGGGGAGAGTCTTCACCTGGGGAGTCAGTCTCAGGGCACTGGGACTCGCCGCAGCGTTCTGCATGCTCTTGCAACTGCCTGCCCTTGATCAGCACCTGGCCACACCGCCCGCACGCACATATATGTCCCATGTGGTTGGAGATGTAATGGGCAGATTGGTCCTCCTCGGTCAGCAAGGTCCCGCACAGCTCACATGGAATACACTCGCCATCCTGTTTCTCTTCTTTGATCCTGCGCACTTTTGCGTCTGGCCCTGCTTCCTTACTGTGACCCTCCAGAGCACTGGTGCAGTCATCCATGGTCGACACTCCTGCCTCATCATCGCTGTCAAACTTCATGTGGTCGCCGACATTGTCTCTGAACATGCTGCGGCGTGCCTTGCAACTCTCTACACTATGGTTTCCCACCTGGACTACTTTTATGCTTTCCATCTCCGTGTCCTCTGAGTCATCGTCCTGCTCCTCCTTGATGGTAACGTTCCTGGATAAAGTGGGATCGCTGTCCATTCCGGTGGCAATGGACCTGATGACTGATTCGGAGTCTGACTTGTGGTCAGGCCAATCCTCTTCGCCCTTGCAAATTGCTCCTCTGTGCTCCTCTGGCCCCTCCGAGGCTGAGCTCTCTGCTTTGCTGGAGTTGCTGGTGGCTGCTTTTCCCACTCTGGGGGCCTGGTATGCCTTGCGGTTGGTACAGGTGAGGATGTGCTCAATGAGAAGCTTCTCACAGCTGAAGACAAAGCCACAGTCGTCACACGTATATGTGCGGCCAAAGCGGGGCCGTTCTTTCAGCGCAGAGCTTCGGCCTGAGGCCCTCTTCCTCAGGTCACAAGGCTGCTCCACCAGATTATCTGAATGCGCTGGAGCAAGTGGCAGGACTACGTCTTCTACAGGCCTCACAGTTGACACGTTGATGTTGGGGCGAGTGCTCGCAATCTTAGGTGCACACTCGCTAGCCGCAGGACTCGTCTTCTGCTTCTCGAACATACGCACGCCAAACATCATCTTACTCCCAACAGTGccggaggaagatgaggagctAGACGAAGAGGAGGAAGCTGAAGAGGAGGGAGTGAGGTTGGATGTACGGATGTCTCGAAGGTCCTCCAGCGAGTCAGGGATGTAGTACATCTGAAGGTACGCCATGGAGGACTTCAGTTCCTCAAACTCATAGTGGTCCACGATGATGCGGCCAAGGTACATGAGTTGCAGGATGAGGTCGAAGCATTCTGCACTGATCTGCATGTTGCTGAGGTCCAGGCGTGCCGCCCCCTGCTGGTCGCGGATGAACATCATCCTGAAGTAGGAGCTGCAGGCTGCCAGCACAGCCTTGTGGGCCCTGAAGTAAATGTCGCCAATGGCGATGCAGCAGTCGCACAGGAAGCCCCATTCCCGCTGGTTGTTGAGCTGCTGCAGAACATGCTCACTGTGGCTTGGCCTTGCCATCACCCTGCGGAGGACTGGGACACACAGAGCCTGATCACACGattgtaaatgaaaaatgagaaaCCCAAGTGGCCTCTAGAGAAATTGGTGGTAAAAGTGTATTTAGGCAGCACTGGTAGTAAAAGAGCATTTTTACTCTCATAAACATAACAGTATCATAAGATGtgctttgtaaaaaaaaaaacttgtgacTCATTTACTTTAAAGCATAGTTGGTCACACAAGAGTTTGATATTAGTGTTGGTCAGCAGGACAGGAAATATTATTCAATTTTTTTCATAACAAGTAACAGGACTTGTGGTAACTGGCTGATGTTCAACACACACCTGAATATGGTATAAATGAAATGGGATCAAACCATGTTTACTAACAtaagatatgaaaaaaaaaaataatcttcAGCATTTGTGATCTCGAAGATTTGATCTTTTATTGCTGTCAATGTTAAGTGAAAACCTGTAGACTTACTAGGCAGGTAATTATGCttagtttaaaaaattaaaagaaatgtgtggTGTGGTAAGACATGATTGGCAGCTATGTAGTTGAATCACTTTGCGTGGGAAAGGATCTAAAATATGCTCTCTGCGCCTTACACGTAAAAAAGGTAAATTTGTAAATTCTGTCAGTAATATAAATCTGAAAGCTATCGATAGTCTACATTCACTAGTATGAACTAGAACTGTAGTTTCCCTTTGTTGTGCTAAAATTGAGAGGTTTACATCCCGCCCACGCGTTTTCATTGGCCTATTTCGGAGAAGGAATCATGCGGGCGCTGTGGCTGTCAATCATACCGCACTAAAAGTAAAATCAAACTGTTCGCGATAGAAAGTGTGCAAAAAATACCACTCGACCCATACTTAAGCAAGAACACGATAGAAGTAATGAGTGCTATGAAGCGACAACAGAAAGACTAGATTTAGCCAGCTTTGTCGTAGACCTCTCACGCAAGCACGCACTACCACCCCCGCGCTGCTTCCCGCACGTACTGGGAGAGCTTTCTCATTAGCTAATGTTTACACTCAAAGAACACGAAAAATACTCACCGATGGTAATGTGTGCTGAGGGATAGCGAACAAGAGGTTGaattaaaacactgaataagAGAGTTCCTCCTTTTTGCTTGAATCCAAGCAGAAACTTGTGACGAGAATAGCTAATCGCGAGGCGAAGCCCCTTTTGCAGCAGGGATGAAAGGACTTCCGCACAGCCGCTTTGCGAGTTGTAGCACCGCACTAGACAGCCCGAGCTAGATCCGGCCCCACTCACGCAAATGTAACCCGCCCAGGACGGGCACGCAGTAGGCTACAGTGAAAATGCAACCatacatgaaaatattcaaCATCAGAGGTTACCACAcggtcacttttttttttaagttagaagcaaagagaaagcagtattcaataataattttaagagaaaatgtTCAACAAAATTTTAACCaatttttacaaaacaaaaacaaaatttgcaGATATAAAATGTAGTTCTGAAGTAACGCTAGATGTTATTCAAATAAACTTTGTTGAATACTGCATATGACTTTGATTAGCGTTTTGTACGCCTGTTTCGGTTAATCGTTGATTTTGCTGCAGCATGGTGGGCAGACAGCATTCCGCATAAAAGAAAAACGTGAAACAACAgacttattttatgttttcttcaTGCATTTGTCTGGAACGGCTAATGTACATTATGGTCACGTGACGGATAACAAGCTAAGCCGTCAGTCGCATAGGAAGAAACGCGAGACCATAAGAGAATTTTCCTGCAGCAACACATACGAAATAAATACCAGTTTCACGCGAATAGGTGGTAAGAATGCGCTTTCTTTGGTTATACGAACGTATTTACTCTTTCCATGAGCACATGCATGGTTTATTTGTGAGGATGCACAGAAACGAACAGCGTTTCTTCGAGAACATTTCATCGGTGTGGACTAGACCTGTAAAATTAATGTGATGCTGTCTTGAACAAGGTTGGGGGAGGACAAACCAGCCACATCACAACGACATAAACTCAATTCTTTGCATGCATTTTTCAGGCGGGCAAAAATATATTACGCTGTCAGTTCTCGCGACGAATAGTGCTATTTCGAAAGTGCTTTGTGTAACGCTAGTCAGGTATTGTCTCAGTTAAAAAGGCATGAGAAAATCAGGTTAACGTTACCGTGCTAAAACACTTCAAGACAACaataaatgtgttctttgattttACATGAAGGCCCTATCAGCTTAATGTAACCAACAAAATAATTCACGTAATATGTCACTTAGATAACTATTGGTGTAAGTTCAAAATGCAGTGGAAATAAAACGACTGAAACTGCACTgatttttataacatttagaGCGTTTAGCATGTCTCCGTGTATAGATGCTTAAAACGCGTGAAGCCAAAGGCAGACATATAGTCACAGTATACATAAGAGTCGCTGGGACAGTCCCATCCAGATGTAAACATCTGGCCTAGGTTTCcctaaaaatgtgcaaaatctgaaattattttagCCATTAGAGGTCGCCAGTTATCTTCTTTGGTTTTGACATGGTATGATATGCATATAAGAATAAGTACCCCGCCTGTCTCCTAtcttcccctccacctccttccTTCTCACCCGACTGTTTATTGTGCGCATGCTTATGTGTGCAGGTTAGGAGAGTGCATCATGGACGTGGCCAGCCACAGTCTCTTCCTCTTGAAACAGCTGAATGTCCAAAGGGAGTTTGGTTTCCTTTGTGACTGCACCGTTGCCATTGGCAATGTGTACTTTAAGGCTCATCGAGCAGTACTGGCTGCCTTCTCTAACTACTTCAAGATGATCTTCATTCACCAGTCCAGGTTGGTCAGTCTTGTTGATGTGATCTTAGGATTGCAACGTTCAGTGTAACAAATCTAGCACTGAATTAAtttactttgtttatttgtttctagTTTGACTTATGCAAACTATTGCAGGTGTTCATTCAGAACTAGGATTTTGCTATGGTGTAAGCAAATATGCAAGAAACGTTTCTTTTTTGTGATCAAGATCAAGGATTAGAGAATACTCAATGTCTATGCCCAGCTTACTTGGGAAACAGATATAAGTAACATGATACACAGGCTTCATTAAATATGCAGTTGAAAGTGAGCAATGCTTGATTAGCTAAGTGAATCCCAATTGTTTCCCAATATTCAGTGAGTGCATTAAGATCCAGCCAACAGACATCCAGCCAGATGTCTTCAGCTACCTGTTACACATCATGTATACAGGCATGGGCCCTAAACAGCCTGTGGATCAGAGCAGGCTGCAGGATGGCATCAAGTTCCTCCATGCATACCAGCTCTGCCGTAAGGCGGGAGAGGGCGGACCTGATGCCTCTTCTGACACTATCCGCATGTCCAACCTCTATGGCATCCAGATCTCCTCTCAACTTGCCACCAAAGAGCCACTAAAAGCGGGCAGCTCACGGGAAGCTGAGGACGGGCGCTCCAGTGCCCGGGCCGAGCGGACACATGGCCGGCCGGCTCTGGCCGTGGGGCTGGAGGGGCTTCCACCAGATAGACAACCCCATGCCCTGCATGGCGTCTCTTCCACGGCCTCAGGGGACGACTCTGACATTTCAGCCCGCATCAAACAGGAGAGGGTGGAAGAGGAAGAACCAGACGAGGGTGAGGAGGAGCTGCGTGCACCTACCTCCCTCCCCTCTAACCAGGGCAGCCCATGTCAGGCCAGCCACTTCAAGGACGGCCCCCTGGCACTGCTGTGCCCTCGCTGCGGAGAGCGCTGCCTCTCTCCCGAGGGCCTGCGCGAGCACCTTTTCAGTCACTCAACCTGCGCCCTGATGGAGGGTGCAGGCGAGGATGGCGGCGGCGATGAGAGGCGGGCAGTAGATGAGAGGCGTGTCCAGAAGGAGCGCTCTGACATCGGCAGCCTTGAGGAAGCGCTGCGACAGAGCCAGGCTCTGGCTGACGAGCTGGCAGCCGAGGCGAAGCGGAGCGCGGGTGGTACGGTGGCAGCGGGCGGCGGGGTCAGTGGCAGCCCTCCGGCGGGCTTCACACGCAAGAGGAAGATGGCATGTGCCGTGTGTAACCAGCGTTTCTCACAGAAGAGCCAGCTGCAGGAGCACATGTTTGCGCACGTAGGCAAGCCGCTGCGCTACCACCGTTACGGGCGCTTCTGTGGGCCGCTTCTACACGGCTGCGAGGGCCCGGCAGACATCGGGCCAGCCGCACCTGACGACGCTGCCCGGGAAACTCAGGACAATGGCAGCTCCTGCTACTCACTGGACTCTGAGGTGTCGCAGGAGAGCGTGGACGCTGTGACCGTGGAGTGACACATGCCTGCTGGCCTCAGATATACGCCGCTTCACTCCCTCTGATCCAACCTGTAGGAGGAGTTCACGTTTTTGTTTCTCCTCTTCAGTTTTGACACACTCCCTTCTGTCCTGTCTCATATACTCCCAATTAGTATGTTTCTGTTTGAGAAGTGCTCTTTATAAGGCCCCTGTCTTGATgagttcagtgtttgtgtatattgaATTGTGGTTTGTGAATATAACTGAGCTGGACTGAAGAGTGAGGCATTGCATAATTTTCAGTAATACCGTATTTTCAAAGACTATCTTGATTAGTAGAGCACATGAAACTAAACCAGCACAGACAAAGAATTTGAACTCAGTTTTACACCCAATTTGTTCTTGTAACAATGACACATATCAACACATTACACCTCACAATTGTTTTCTTGTTGTGCTGTAGCCagtattcaatttaaaaaacaaaatcaagcagttaaaaataaaatcttgcaGTAAATCTGGTTCAGTGCCTTAGAAATATTTGCCACGCGACACTGAAACTAAAAGCACTTGTTGCCCAACCAAATCCATAAAGTGGTACATAATGAGAATAGTGTTCCTTCTTTAATAGTTGGCTATGTTGGTGTCACTAAATTAGTGTAGTGCCTAATTCTGTGAAATGCTCTAAGAAGTCTGCACAACAGCAGTAAAGGGATGAAAGAATGTGTGCAACTAGTGCTTTTGGCTTTTTGTGACTCTCGAAAGACTTGTCAAAATTTACTCTGTATGTATCATGGTACTAAAAGTACATGACCACCTCTCTTGGTATCTTACCACATAAATGTAACATCTTGTATTTTACATAACGACTGGTGAAGTAATATCACTGTCTTGAAGAAATCAGAGCCATTTAGTCTTGTAGATCATCTGTCAACAGCTTTAGCGTATGGCATGCTCTGACCTCTATGGCTCTTAGGATATGGTTGATAATTgatttggagaaaaaaaacaaaacactttttccTTAACAATCCACAGCCCAGATTTATTGACCACCAATGCAGCAGAGGTCAGTGTACTGTGATGAGAAGGTTAAACCAGTGACAAGCAAATGTCTGTGATACTTTTGTGACTTGTAGAGTACATCTTGAATAGTCTCTTTATGATCAAATCTGAGTAATATTGTGTGATACTGTGTgctgattatttttttatataaatgacattttcaattACCAGCAGTTTAATTTCCTACATCAATACcgatgtgttttatttaaatcaaaGAACAACCATCAATGATTGCAATACAAACTTTCAACTTAATACCACTTCCCTATTTTACCACTAGAGGGTATCATTTGCCTGAGAAGTGTAAGCATGTTTCCAGAGCAAGTGGTTGTTATCAATAGAATGTTTGACATGAAGGATTTACAAACTGCCAAGGTGAAGCCAAATGTTGACTAAATCaaatcttaaaataatcttaaaaatacattttggggTGTTATTCCTACCACATCCAGGATAATTAGAACATATTTATTAgatcataaatattttactatatggtctacatttaaatatgaatatgggCCACAGGAATTAAAATGACTTATTTTCCTGCCAGCTGTTaccacatatttacatttaatcaaaTTATATCTTGATGATCCTTCTGGGTTCAGTGTTCATCATAATTCAAAACAAGACCAGGCTAAGAATATAtggtaaatgttattttgtagaGATTTACACAAAGACTAAAATTCCAGCAAGGATAAAACGAGGAAAGAAACGTAACATGCCCACATGGTTGTGTAGCTGAAATACATGGGTTATCCATTGCTATAGAAACTAGGCTTATGTTGCAGTGATATGAAAGATAATGTCACATTCTGGCTAAAAATATGAACCGggtgagaaataattatataaaccaCTAACAAATTTCATGTTTTAGGCAGATTGTTGATGTCCCGGCACTGTGATAGAGGAAGTATTACTAGGTTACACATGTGATTGACATTTCAATTAgaaaagtatatttatattgcaacatAATTTCAACATCACTACTTGAAAACCATTGCATACAATTCTAACCAATACACATGATACAAGAGACTGCCATTACTCTCAGCCAGTTAAACAGAGCTTgctcttttaaaaacaacataagTGTGTATAATTGCAATATGATGCTATAACTCAACTACCACTGattatgaaacattaatttttaTCAAACCACAAGACTAAATGTTTTAGTttggcagggggtggggtgacTGGTGTATATTTTCAGTGTGTCAGGGagcctgtgatgtgtgtattaAGTATAATGCTGATCTGACTGATTACTCTGTAACTCAGATGAAAGCTGTTTCACTGCCTCACTAATGGCTCCATGGACCAAAGACCAGGCCGTCTGCACTAGTGCAAGCTCTGAAAGTAGACTCTTGTGTTCACTTTGGTCCAGAGTCTGGAAAGTGTCATTTGCCATGTTATTAATCTTGAGAGGGTAACACGAGCCATTTGCTGAAACAACTGTTGACAGTCTGTCACACGGTGGAGGGTTATTCTCTATGGGTTCCTGCTTTTCTTCATCTGATGAATGCACATCTTCTATTGTAATTACTGGTTTGCATTTAACTTCATTTTCAATAGGTACAATCTTATATGTGTCAATTAGAGCTATCACACGAGTAACAGGAATATCTGAGGACATTTCAGTCACTTCAGTGTCTGAACTGCACTCATGAACAGATGGTAGTGGTACCTGAGAGTGTAATAGACCTATAGGTGCCAATATTTCAGTGATCTGTACCTTTGTGTCCTCTTCACCCACTATATATGGGAACTGGTGGTGTTTGCATACATCCTGTTTGAGATAGGATACCTGTTCAACTTTCTCATGAATGAATGCAGTGTTTGGGACTGCACTCACGTCTGTGCTCATCATCTCTGTACCCTCTTCCCTGTGGTCTGCATCTTTCCCTGGACAGGTTTCTACAGTGATTCTGGCATTATCTTCATGAATCTTACTTGATCTGTTCAGCTGCTCATCTGCTGCCAGAGTTCCAGATGACTCAGGAGCACAGCAAGCCGGTTTTCTTTCAATTTCAATAAAGGTATCAATACACGGTCGCACACAACCCTCTTCCTGGCTCAGATTTCTTTCAGATTTTACTGAGTGTCTCTTGAAGAAATTCCATATCCTTACATGGAATTTTCGTTTTATGGTTCCAGTGCCGGCCTGCATAAGTGCCTCTTTTTTACACCTTTTGGTCATGCTAAAGGGTACACTAAGAATGGTCGAAGGTTCTTGTGTGGTGTTACTATCACCTGGAGCATCTTGCAAGCTAAGGCATGCTCTGTGCACTGTTTTATCTTCCAGGAACTCCTCAGACTTaatgactgttttttttctcttcaaaacacacataaagGCAGGGGAGAAAACCCTTCTAAAGGCTGCTTTAGCTCTGCTCCTCTTCAGCCTATTCTtgccatgttttcttttcaccCTCCTCTCTTGTAAGTCCAAGGTGATTTCTAAAGACTTTTCTTGGAGATCCAGGGAAATTGCTCCCTCTTTTACAGTAAAGGCAGACTGAGGGCTCGGACATGCAACACACAGTGATTCACAGCCCGGTTCACTGTTGCCTTGGTGCACTGCTGCTTTGTCCTTGACTGCCTCACTAAATTTGTGCCGCTGTTGCTTCCTGAAAACATGAGCATCTGATTTTATCTCATCACGAACTGGAGACCGAGGTTTTCCCAAAAGAAGTCTTGGTGGGCCTGTTAATTTTCGTTTCAGGCCAGCCTTCTCCTGAAATTCTCCACCATCTGTCTCCTCAGTCGCCATTGTTTGTTAAATGGCAGCAAATTTCCAGAAAATATCGAATAGTTACTTAGAGCTGGTGTCTTCCACTGTCATATTGTCATGTCCAGTCTTCAAAAATGCTGCAGAATAACATAAAATTCATTCTGGTgtcatattaatttttaatgttgtcATCATCTTTGGCTACTACTGAAAATTGTTAAATTGTTCCAAACATGGACTAGCAAAATCAGAcctgatttttaatttaattaaattatttttatttattaatttttacagTATGGAGAGTATTTATTCTTGattgtgaatttatttttcttaacaaatacatttctttagTATTAAAATGTACTCTGATTAAGAACAGTTTAGAAAGTTACATTCTTTTAATGATTACAAGGGAAAGTAACTTTAATAACATGGTCCGTATTATATAGAGCTTTCATGTAAATAAGCATACCAGCTCATTCTCTCATTTAGGGTGTGTCATTTTAGTACCACAGCATTCTCTGTCCTGCTATACTTATACTGCACCCTGAATAACAAATGTCTAACATTTTATCAGAGGGTTCATttcagcaaagaaaataaattaagataGGATAACAGGAGCTTGCAATCTTCTTCACTTTAGATCAATTTTTAAATACCAAAACCCAAACTGTCCTAGAATAGACATTTTAACTTCAACCAACTGTGTATGTTTCCTCTACTcccaatttttaaattaatataaggacatacagttttttgttttgttttgttttatttgtttgcttttctctggGTGGGGAACAGTGATTGAATTTAGGACATGCTGTGTACTACAGATATAATAGTGTAATTCTACAACAggaatattaaaacattttcaaacattttgtaaTCCTTGCTTCCAGCATGCTTCCACCACTAATGGGAAAACTATTTTAATGTACATATACTGATCGTTTCAATTATGAAGAACAGTTTAACCCAGGCTATACACTAAAAAGAATAACGAGGACCAGTATtcgaaataaaaaaaaaaaacctacctGCACAAAGGAAGGCGTTTGCCTATTTTCCCTTCACGTTGTAAAAGCACTACTTGCAGTAACGGCGGTAAGGAAGGTTTGTTACTATTAAGGCTAGCAGCTTCGCAAACGCGAGCTGAACGTCTCGGGCGCTTTAACTTGGACGGATGCTGTTACCTAGCGGGCCAGGCGCTCATCAGTTTCTATAGCAACCGACTGATTGACAGTTTCTGATCCCTGTCATCGAATTATCGAACGATATGAGCACTTTACTCGATTAAAGGCAGCTCCATTGCTGACACGACTATGAATGTGTAATTAGTAACTACAGTA is a window of Electrophorus electricus isolate fEleEle1 chromosome 3, fEleEle1.pri, whole genome shotgun sequence DNA encoding:
- the zbtb25 gene encoding zinc finger and BTB domain-containing protein 25, yielding MDVASHSLFLLKQLNVQREFGFLCDCTVAIGNVYFKAHRAVLAAFSNYFKMIFIHQSSECIKIQPTDIQPDVFSYLLHIMYTGMGPKQPVDQSRLQDGIKFLHAYQLCRKAGEGGPDASSDTIRMSNLYGIQISSQLATKEPLKAGSSREAEDGRSSARAERTHGRPALAVGLEGLPPDRQPHALHGVSSTASGDDSDISARIKQERVEEEEPDEGEEELRAPTSLPSNQGSPCQASHFKDGPLALLCPRCGERCLSPEGLREHLFSHSTCALMEGAGEDGGGDERRAVDERRVQKERSDIGSLEEALRQSQALADELAAEAKRSAGGTVAAGGGVSGSPPAGFTRKRKMACAVCNQRFSQKSQLQEHMFAHVGKPLRYHRYGRFCGPLLHGCEGPADIGPAAPDDAARETQDNGSSCYSLDSEVSQESVDAVTVE
- the zbtb1 gene encoding zinc finger and BTB domain-containing protein 1, translated to MARPSHSEHVLQQLNNQREWGFLCDCCIAIGDIYFRAHKAVLAACSSYFRMMFIRDQQGAARLDLSNMQISAECFDLILQLMYLGRIIVDHYEFEELKSSMAYLQMYYIPDSLEDLRDIRTSNLTPSSSASSSSSSSSSSSGTVGSKMMFGVRMFEKQKTSPAASECAPKIASTRPNINVSTVRPVEDVVLPLAPAHSDNLVEQPCDLRKRASGRSSALKERPRFGRTYTCDDCGFVFSCEKLLIEHILTCTNRKAYQAPRVGKAATSNSSKAESSASEGPEEHRGAICKGEEDWPDHKSDSESVIRSIATGMDSDPTLSRNVTIKEEQDDDSEDTEMESIKVVQVGNHSVESCKARRSMFRDNVGDHMKFDSDDEAGVSTMDDCTSALEGHSKEAGPDAKVRRIKEEKQDGECIPCELCGTLLTEEDQSAHYISNHMGHICACGRCGQVLIKGRQLQEHAERCGESQCPETDSPGEDSPLPEDGPVLDEGLLDAADLGFRCPLCGLIFESESLAVEHTLSCPEQEPFRATTMEDGAEPDHRRKHFCAICGKGFYQRCHLREHYTVHTKEKQFTCQTCGKQFLRERQLRLHTDMHKGMARYVCPVCDQGTFLKHDHVRHMISHLSAGETICQVCFQIFPSGEHLEKHMDVHLYICGVCGEKFRLRKDMRSHYNLKHTKRQ